From a single Leishmania infantum JPCM5 genome chromosome 36 genomic region:
- a CDS encoding putative signal recognition particle receptor like protein: MIDTLSIVSDSGVVLWQCTTHETGRRAMVNKLIQEVLLEDRAGLAQYSVDNYQLRWVLENDARFFVVAVYPKFFKPHYMHVFLRDIATTFAKKYGKQTAQQDFFSSIQGSSNQVPAENLMEFSAEYAALLAKFNASEEAASRHGVEGEDRDEAACSGSSGAAGEASDSGSAQEDSAGVGVYGDNPQQPAAQNAGKVIVTKDGRRLTIGGGPGKGNASGASEAAASSGAVKKRGKKPTRWDNPGAVHDPMVEKQLHEKKATEEELQAQASIQRETYIKRLPNGGIAPVKEREWEGQSRGRLATWLRSYVGTREVDAEDLKKIIPDLREKLIAKNVAVEVAEHVCKSVEASLAGKRLGTFDSLYKTVEDAMMASLRRILQPKCEVNLLRDVAAAKAAGKPYSIVLCGVNGVGKSTSLAKITYWLQQNGNSVLLAAGDTFRHGAVEQLGVHGRCLGAPVFQLGYGTDPSAVAAAAMAQASKQHIDVVMIDTAGRMQDHESRMRALAKLIHDNQPDLVLFVGEALVGNNGIDQLRKFNQCLVDFAPVGSRSRGIDGIVLTKFDTIDDKVGAALSMVYELGQPIVFVGVGQTYQDLKVIEPEVVVSALMK, from the coding sequence ATGATTGACACACTGTCGATTGTGAGTGACAGCGGCGTGGTGCTGTGGCAGTGTACAACCCACGAGACAGGGCGGCGTGCCATGGTGAACAAGCTGATCCAGGAAGTACTGCTAGAGGATCGTGCAGGTCTCGCGCAATACAGCGTGGATAACTACCAGCTGCGGTGGGTCTTGGAGAACGACGCCAGGTTCTTCGTCGTGGCGGTCTATCCTAAGTTCTTCAAGCCGCACTACATGCACGTTTTTCTGCGCGACATCGCAACTACCTTTGCTAAGAAATACGGTAAGCAAACAGCCCAGCAGGACTTCTTCTCCAGCATTCAAGGGAGCAGCAATCAGGTGCCGGCCGAAAACTTGATGGAGTTTAGTGCGGAATACGCCGCACTGCTCGCGAAGTTCAATgccagcgaggaggcggcctcGCGGCATGGCGTAGAAGGCGAGGATAGAGATGAGGCTGCGTGCAGCGGTAGCAGTGGTGCAGCGGGAGAGGCAAGCGACAGCGGCTCCGCGCAGGAGGACAGCGCGGGCGTTGGCGTTTACGGGGACAACCCCCAGCAGCCCGCCGCACAGAATGCGGGCAAGGTTATCGTGACGAAGGATGGTCGCCGTCTCACTATTGGTGGCGGTCCTGGCAAGGGTAATGCAAGTGGTGCatcggaggcggcggcatccaGCGGCGCGGTCAAGAAGCGTGGCAAAAAGCCGACCAGGTGGGACAACCCCGGGGCTGTTCACGACCCGATGGTGGAGAAGCAGTTACACGAGAAAAAGgccaccgaggaggagctgcaggcgcaggcTAGCATACAGCGCGAGACGTACATCAAGCGCCTGCCTAACGGTGGCATTGCCCCGGTGAAGGAGCGGGAGTGGGAGGGGCAGTCGCGTGGTCGCTTGGCGACGTGGCTGCGCTCCTATGTCGGCACCCGCGAGGTAGACGCAGAGGACTTGAAGAAAATCATCCCTGACTTGCGCGAGAAGCTCATCGCGAAGAACGTTGCCGTGGAGGTTGCCGAGCACGTGTGCAAGTCTGTCGAGGCCTCCCTCGCTGGCAAGCGGCTCGGCACGTTTGACTCGCTCTACAAGACCGTCGAGGACGCCATGATggcctcgctgcgccgcattcTGCAGCCGAAGTGCGAGGTGAACCTCTTGCGCGACGTAGCTGCTGCCAAGGCCGCCGGGAAACCCTACTCCATTGTACTCTGCGGGGTGAATGGGGTGGGTAAGTCTACGTCCCTCGCGAAGATAACGTATTGGCTGCAACAGAACGGTAATTCGGTCCTCTtggccgccggcgacacCTTCCGACATGGCGCGGTGGAACAGCTGGGGGTGCACGGACGGTGCTTGGGGGCCCCCGTCTTTCAGCTAGGCTACGGAACCGATCCttccgctgtcgctgcggcagccaTGGCGCAGGCAAGCAAGCAGCACATCGATGTGGTAATGATCGACACGGCTGGCAGGATGCAGGATCACGAGTCTCGCATGCGAGCCTTGGCGAAGCTCATCCATGACAATCAACCCGATCTCGTCCTCTTTGTTGGTGAGGCCCTAGTGGGCAACAATGGCATCGATCAGCTGCGCAAGTTCAACCAGTGTCTCGTGGACTTCGCGCCTGTCGGTTCTCGGTCGCGCGGTATCGATGGCATTGTGCTGACCAAGTTCGACACGATCGACGAC